A stretch of DNA from Leptolyngbya sp. SIO1E4:
AACATAATAGTCAGTTAACTCTCTTTGCCTTGAGGTTCATTGCTGGCTTTTTTCATTGCAGCACGAATTTTGTCAGACTTTAATTGCAAATCTCGGAAAAAATCACTGCCAATAATTTTCTGTACTTGTTTCTCACGTTTCACTTCATCAATTTCAACTTTCAACTCTTTAACCTGCATTTTGAGGGAATCCTCTCGTTTCTTAACCTTGCCAACCATCAGCAAGAAAACCTCAGCAAGGGTACTCACTTCGTCTGGAAATCGTCGATGGTGAAATGACTTCAAATCGTAGGTATAATCGCCTTCACCAATCTGTTCAGCAGCATTAGTGAGCTGGATAATTGGCCTGGTGAGCAAGCCAGAAAGGATATAAACTAATAGAAATAAAAACAAATAGATAAACAGAAAGCTCAACAACATACGATTTCGTATCGCAGATTTCACTTCCTGCACGTAACTGGCTTCAAAGTCGATTCCAAGCACAGCAACTGTTTCTCCCTCATGATTTTTTAGAGGCAGATAAGTCGTAATCCAGCTACCAAAAAATCCATCATTGTACAATGGGCGATCAACTAAACCATCTCCCTGAAATGCCTGAACATGAAAATCATTAGAGGGAATTGCCTCTAAGAACCTAGCAGCTTTTGAAGGATCATGCCTAACCCAGAGATCTACTAAAAAAACTGTAGACAGAGAATAGTCTTCTTCAAGATTTGCTAATCGCTCCTGACTGATGATGGGCGGACGATTTTCCGGAAACGCTGGGTTGACATTAGCGTCAAAATCTCCAGGAGACTCGTCAACCACAATAAAGGTATAAAGCCAAGCCTGTGGTTCAATATCGTTGACTCTTTGAAATAAGGCTAAATATTTCTGAAATATCGGATCGGTTGGGATACCACCATCGGCTAAATCATCCTTGAAAGTAGTTCCTTTTTCATAAAGTTCGACCACTTCATTTGGATCTATTTCTTCCGCCGCACCGACAACTGCTTGACGCATATCCGTGTACAGCCGCTCAGTTGTTCTGCTAATAGTGAATGTATAAAACCAATAAAAAGCGAAACCAAATATAACAGTAAATAGTAGTGTAAAGCCAATTAGAATTTTAGTTTGAAGACTCAATTTCCTTTCTATGTTAGGCTGATTAGATTGATTCATGTTTGCCCGACTAATAAAGAACTCATTATCTATGTTCAGGAATCTAGCTTATCAATTACATTCTTGCTGCGTTGACGCCTTTTTAAGCGCCAGTTGAAAAGACTGTCATCATAAACTGAACGCATCTTAAGAATAGCAAATAAAGCAATGAAGCCTACTATAGCTCCGAGACTCAGATATATGTAGACATAATCTGTTATACCAAGGGAGCGGCTAATGAGAATGATTCCGCCCACGACTGAAGCTGTTAGGATTGCGGCAGTTGCCACCAGGTACGAATCCAAGAATAGACTCACTCGTCCGCGCCGCTCTTCTGGAACGAAAGCCTGAAAAGAGCGTCTCGACGTTTTGTCGATGGTATAAAGTGGCACATTATGTAGCAGTACTGCTCCGACACTACCCCATAGCCCAGGATTGAAAATGACCAATAAGGCAGCTCCTACAGTTGCTATGGGACTCAATAGAAACGCATTTTTAAGATC
This window harbors:
- a CDS encoding HAMP domain-containing protein, encoding MNQSNQPNIERKLSLQTKILIGFTLLFTVIFGFAFYWFYTFTISRTTERLYTDMRQAVVGAAEEIDPNEVVELYEKGTTFKDDLADGGIPTDPIFQKYLALFQRVNDIEPQAWLYTFIVVDESPGDFDANVNPAFPENRPPIISQERLANLEEDYSLSTVFLVDLWVRHDPSKAARFLEAIPSNDFHVQAFQGDGLVDRPLYNDGFFGSWITTYLPLKNHEGETVAVLGIDFEASYVQEVKSAIRNRMLLSFLFIYLFLFLLVYILSGLLTRPIIQLTNAAEQIGEGDYTYDLKSFHHRRFPDEVSTLAEVFLLMVGKVKKREDSLKMQVKELKVEIDEVKREKQVQKIIGSDFFRDLQLKSDKIRAAMKKASNEPQGKES